From the genome of Synchiropus splendidus isolate RoL2022-P1 chromosome 17, RoL_Sspl_1.0, whole genome shotgun sequence, one region includes:
- the zmp:0000001168 gene encoding signal-induced proliferation-associated 1-like protein 2, which produces MQSDDLFVRKFRRQNVRPPIATVNFDPKREGGVVEWPPRRDADNKESLTPSRAGLSLRAVGRGHIMQRSNSDVTLGDLDGGKAAGKTARAGGEKAGGGAQGESGLGLRREYGSLSSLERQTQVQEAGTDSPLSPNALRFKDPFLLLGLQGAPPEPDGFFRGLSASTGDSPKPAKPPKPEGLSKKSKPVTPQVPQPCPYDGLGGGAWVRNFAHYDVQSILFDLSEAATNRDSIGRKKNITSGASAASQLRPVSQPAPSSPAPADDLDQAFMLDEGDGNDNELLLSCPHFRNETGGEEQAGLGRSWGRRGPWSSLRTPNDAVSVLEEPRESHVQQQGKSNYFIEHADLGAHYFRKYFYMKDHQNFFGIDDRLGPVAISFRREEKEGSSGAQYNYRIIFRTTEMKTLRGSILEESVPSAARHTTPRGLSPKRLLEFIMPELNLQCLRLASNSPKVRDTLLKLDEQGLNFQRKVGVMYCRAGQSSEEDMYNNESSGPAFEEFLDLLGERVRLKGWEKYRAQLDNKTDSTGTHSLYTRYQDYEIMFHVSTMLPYTSNNTQQLLRKRHIGNDIVTIVFQEPGALPFTPKSIRSHFQHVFIIVQVHQSGADNTHYRVAVTRSKDIPLFGPLFPKGARFPRSPAFRDFLLAKAVNAENAAEKSEKFRSMATRTRQEYLKDLAENYVTTTPIDSSTKFPLLSLGGKRKDKQKGVKGAELHSAGALVWAVLVPDAEVEDHKLPCLLGVSAESVVLIQRCSRRVVFNCSCRDVIGWKALTEVKDGGPRLDIFYERGESVSIHMTESQTEDIREVVQRLELVTRGCEALEVTPLRDGVGQPGFLMNEEGFVTELQRFCYAESGGLQLWARVVRLCGFSLVHLGTEERTRLLRTAHKIHITVIPPDENGKPRRSFSELYQKAIKDAECQPGEDQSREAWVVDEAPEEEEAKPEEVLDMIEVREEAEPEPSLVPDEGHTLSPPSLPLLRATSLQEAPDTHSQDISITRSFSLERPSMFTDTCEGHVYDNVGGRVERPIYENVGELRDTTPDLIRAVKPKIQVEDQQVLGSEAGEDRPSASDSLSVNSRLSSFDRTERNSRALSLHNSITKILSETTDSTEEEWQSIADLAAACRSILEALSREDRKSGDAAGADQVDGRLKDAKDSDSPGHLEEKVSQLESMLKKLQADLQKEKEDKAVLQAEVQSLRQNNQRLQEESQSTVARLIKVTELLCNVNKPC; this is translated from the exons ATGCAGTCGGACGATCTGTTTGTCCGGAAGTTTCGCCGTCAAAACGTGCGGCCGCCCATCGCCACCGTCAACTTCGACCCCAAGCGAGAAGGCGGGGTGGTGGAGTGGCCCCCCAGGAGAGATGCGGACAATaaggagagtctgactcccagCCGCGCGGGCCTGAGCCTGCGTGCTGTGGGCCGGGGCCACATCATGCAGCGCAGCAACAGCGACGTGACTTTGGGCGACCTGGATGGCGGGAAAGCGGCGGGAAAGACGGCGAGGGCTGGAGGAGAGAAGGCCGGGGGCGGAGCTCAGGGGGAGTCCGGCCTCGGTCTGCGCAGGGAATACGGCAGCCTGTCGTCACTGGAGCGacagacccaagtgcaggaggCCGGTACAGACAGTCCCCTGTCCCCAAATGCCCTGCGCTTCAAAGACCCCTTCCTGCTGCTGGGGCTGCAGGGTGCCCCACCTGAGCCTGATGGCTTCTTCCGAGGTCTGTCCGCCTCCACAGGGGACTCCCCAAAACCTGCCAAGCCGCCAAAGCCCGAAGGCctgagtaaaaagtccaaaccTGTGACCCCTCAGGTGCCACAGCCGTGTCCCTATGATGGTCTTGGGGGCGGAGCCTGGGTCAGGAACTTTGCCCACTACGACGTCCAGAGCATCCTGTTTGATCTCAGCGAGGCTGCCACCAACAGGGACAGCATCGGGAGGAAAAAGAACATCACGTCCGGGGCGTCGGCCGCGTCGCAGCTGCGGCCCGTCTCGCAGCCGGCGCCGTCCTCACCCGCCCCCGCCGACGATCTGGACCAGGCCTTTATGTTGGATGAAGGCGACGGCAACGACAACGAGCTGCTGCTCAGCTGCCCGCACTTTCGCAATGAGAcgggaggagaggagcaggccGGCTTGGGCCGGTCCTGGGGCCGGCGGGGGCCTTGGTCCAGCCTGAGGACCCCTAACGACGCCGTCTCCGTTCTGGAGGAGCCGCGAGAGAGTCACGTCCAGCAGCAGGGCAAGAGCAACTACTTCATCGAGCACGCCGACCTCGGCGCCCACTACTTCCGAAAATACTTCTACATGAAAG ATCATCAGAACTTCTTTGGTATCGACGACCGCCTCGGCCCAGTGGCCATCAGCTTCCGTCGGGAGGAGAAGGAAGGGTCCAGCGGCGCTCAGTACAACTACAGGATCATCTTCCGAACCACAGAG ATGAAGACGCTGCGAGGCTCCATCCTGGAGGAGTCTGTGCCCTCAGCTGCGCGCCACACCACCCCCAGAGGTCTGTCCCCCAAGAGGCTCCTGGAGTTCATCATGCCTGAGCTGAACCTCCAGTGTCTGCGCCTGGCTTCCAACTCGCCAAAGGTCCGGGACACCTTGCTGAAGCTGGACGAGCAAGGG CTCAACTTCCAGAGGAAGGTCGGCGTGATGTACTGTCGGGCCGGCCAGAGCTCCGAGGAGGACATGTACAACAACGAGAGCTCCGGTCCGGCTTTTGAGGAGTTCCTGGACCTGCTCGGCGAGCGTGTCCGACTGAAGGGCTGGGAGAAGTACAGGGCCCAGCTGGACAACAAAA CCGACTCCACGGGGACTCACTCGCTCTACACCAGGTACCAGGACTACGAGATCATGTTCCATGTCTCCACCATGTTGCCGTACACGTCCAACAACACCCAGCAG CTGCTGAGAAAGCGACACATCGGCAACGATATAGTTACCATCGTGTTCCAAGAACCGGGGGCTCTTCCTTTCACCCCGAAGTCCATTCGATCTCACTTCCAGCACGTCTTCATTATCGTCCAGGTGCACCAGTCCGGCGCGGACAACACCCACTACAG GGTTGCTGTCACGCGGTCCAAAGACATTCCCTTGTTCGGCCCGCTCTTCCCCAAAGGCGCCCGCTTCCCTCGCTCGCCGGCCTTCAGAGACTTTCTCCTGGCGAAGGCGGTCAATGCCGAGAATGCTGCGGAAAAGTCGGAGAAGTTCCGTTCCATGGCCACACGTACGCGTCAGGAGTACCTGAAGGACCTGGCGGAGAACTACGTGACCACCACGCCTATCGACTCCTCCACCAAGTTCCCTCTGCTCTCGCTTGGAGGGAAGCGCAAAGACAAGCAGAAGGGCGTGAAAGGAGCGGAGCTGCACAGCGCCGGGGCGCTGGTGTGGGCGGTTCTGGTGCCGGACGCAGAGGTGGAAGACCACAAGCTGCCGTGTCTGCTGGGCGTCTCGGCCGAGTCAGTGGTTCTGATTCAAAGGTGCAGTCGCAGGGTGGTCTTCAACTGCTCCTGCAGGGATGTGATCGGCTGGAAGGCGTTGACGGAAGTGAAAGACGGGGGGCCTCGCCTGGACATCTTCTACGAGCGCGGCGAGTCCGTCTCCATCCACATGACCGAGAGCCAGACGGAGGACATCCGGGAGGTGGTGCAGCGGCTGGAG TTGGTGACCCGGGGCTGTGAGGCTCTGGAGGTCACGCCGCTGCGCGACGGTGTGGGTCAGCCGGGCTTCCTGATGAACGAGGAGGGCTTTGTGACGGAGCTGCAGCGCTTCTGCTACGCAGAGAGCGGCGGCCTGCAGCTGTGGGCCCGGGTTGTGCGGCTGTGTGGGTTCTCTCTGGTCCACCTGGGCACAGAGGAGCGGACCCGGCTGCTGCGCACGGCTCACAAGATCCACATCACCGTGATCCCGCCGGACGAGAACGGGAAGCCCCGCAG GAGCTTCTCTGAGCTCTACCAGAAGGCCATCAAGGACGCGGAGTGTCAGCCGGGGGAGGACCAGTCCAGGGAGGCCTGGGTGGTGGACGAGgctccggaggaggaggaggccaagcCGGAGGAAGTGTTGGACATGATAGAGGTCCGGGAGGAGGCTGAACCAGAGCCCTCATTGGTCCCAGATGAAGGTCACACTCTCTCGCCGCCGAGTTTGCCGCTGCTGCGAGCGACGTCGCTGCAGGAGGCGCCGGACACCCACAGCCAGGACATCAGCATCACCCGCAGCTTCTCTTTAGAGAGGCCGTCCATGTTCACCGACACGTGTGAAGG GCATGTGTACGACAACGTGGGGGGCAGAGTGGAGCGTCCCATCTACGAGAACGTTGGTGAGCTGAGAGACACCACGCCTGATCTGATCCGGGCGGTCAAACCCAAGATTCAAGTGGAGGACCAGCAG GTCCTCGGCTCAGAGGCGGGTGAAGACAGACCCTCAGCGAGCGATTCCCTGTCCGTCAACTCCCGACTGTCCAGCTTCGACCGAACCGAGAGAAACTCTCGAGCGCTGAGTCTTCACAACTCCATCACAAAGA TTCTGTCTGAGACGACGGACTCCACGGAGGAGGAGTGGCAGTCCATCGCAGACCTGGCAGCCGCCTGCCGCAGCATCTTGGAGGCCTTGTCCCGCGAAG ACCGTAAATCTGGAGACGCCGCCGGAGCCGACCAGGTGGATGGACGGCTGAAGGACGCGAAGGACAG CGACTCTCCTGGCCACCTGGAGGAGAAAGTGTCTCAGCTGGAGTCCATGCTGAAGAAGCTGCAGGCCGACCTGCAGAAG GAGAAGGAGGACAAGGCCGTGCTGCAGGCCGAGGTCCAGAGTCTCCGCCAGAACAACCAGCGGCTCCAGGAGGAGTCGCAGAGCACCGTGGCCCGACTCATCAAGGTGACCGAGCTTCTCTGCAACGTCAATAAGCCTTGCTAG
- the castor2 gene encoding cytosolic arginine sensor for mTORC1 subunit 2 isoform X2, with amino-acid sequence MELHILEHSLKVASIEKDGIQVCTHALIKLAFLASRTRCKFFSLTETPEDYTIIVDEEGFKELPQSEHISVADATWLALNVVSGSGNASNSQPIGVTKIAKSVIAPLADHNISVFMLSTYQTDFILVRERDLPLVMHTLSSEFTLLRVVNGETVAAHDLGVTNGFVKPKLVPRPIIHPLSSPSNMFCVTSLDPDTLPSVATLLMDVMFYSGGSKDSAASSEDSSHIRFFSFSLIEGYISLVMDEQTTQRFPNNVLFTSASGELWKMVRIGGQPLGFDECGIVAQISEPLATADIPAYYISTFKFDHALVPEENIQSVIGALRSESPAQ; translated from the exons ATGGAGCTCCATATCCTCGAGCACAGCCTGAAAGTGGCGAGCATCGAGAAAGATGGCATCCAGGTCTGCACCCACGCTTTGATCAAACTCGCCTTCCTGGCCTCCAGAACCAG atgcaagttcttcagcctgacggagACTCCGGAGGACTACACCATCATCGTGGACGAGGAGGGCTTCAAAG AGCTGCCTCAGTCGGAGCACATCAGCGTGGCGGATGCCACCTGGTTGGCTCTCAACGTGGTCTCGGGCAGCGGGAACGCCTCCAACTCCCAGCCCATCGGAGTCACCAAGATCGCCAAGTCGGTCATCGCACCGCTCGCTGACCACAACATCTCTGTGTTCATGCTGTCGACGTACCAGACCGACTTCATCCTG GTGCGAGAGCGCGACCTGCCACTGGTCATGCACACCCTGTCCTCCGAGTTCACGCTGCTGcgagtggtgaacggcgagacGGTGGCGGCTCACGACCTCGGGGTCACCAACGGCTTCGTCAAACCCAAGCTGG TCCCCCGGCCCATCATCCACCCCCTGTCCAGCCCCAGCAACATGTTCTGCGTGACCAGCCTGGACCCGGACACACTCCCCTCCGTGGCCACGCTGCTGATGGACGTCATGTTCTACTCTGGAGG GTCCAAAGATTCTGCGGCGTCCAGCGAGGACTCCAGTCACATccgcttcttctccttctctctcatcGAGGGCTACATCTCTTTGGTGATGGACGAGCAGACCACTCAGAG ATTCCCCAACAACGTTCTCTTCACCAGTGCGTCCGGCGAACTCTGGAAAATGGTCCGGATCGGTGGGCAGCCGTTGGGATTCG ATGAGTGCGGCATCGTGGCTCAGATCTCAGAACCTTTGGCAACCGCCGACATCCCGGCCTATTACATTAGCACCTTCAAGTTCGACCACGCTCTG GTCCCTGAAGAAAACATCCAGAGTGTGATCGGTGCGCTGCGGTCGGAGAGCCCCGCGCAGTGA
- the castor2 gene encoding cytosolic arginine sensor for mTORC1 subunit 2 isoform X1 has translation MELHILEHSLKVASIEKDGIQVCTHALIKLAFLASRTRCKFFSLTETPEDYTIIVDEEGFKELPQSEHISVADATWLALNVVSGSGNASNSQPIGVTKIAKSVIAPLADHNISVFMLSTYQTDFILVRERDLPLVMHTLSSEFTLLRVVNGETVAAHDLGVTNGFVKPKLVPRPIIHPLSSPSNMFCVTSLDPDTLPSVATLLMDVMFYSGGSKDSAASSEDSSHIRFFSFSLIEGYISLVMDEQTTQRFPNNVLFTSASGELWKMVRIGGQPLGFDECGIVAQISEPLATADIPAYYISTFKFDHALCWLKRRLTADLCVAAQVPEENIQSVIGALRSESPAQ, from the exons ATGGAGCTCCATATCCTCGAGCACAGCCTGAAAGTGGCGAGCATCGAGAAAGATGGCATCCAGGTCTGCACCCACGCTTTGATCAAACTCGCCTTCCTGGCCTCCAGAACCAG atgcaagttcttcagcctgacggagACTCCGGAGGACTACACCATCATCGTGGACGAGGAGGGCTTCAAAG AGCTGCCTCAGTCGGAGCACATCAGCGTGGCGGATGCCACCTGGTTGGCTCTCAACGTGGTCTCGGGCAGCGGGAACGCCTCCAACTCCCAGCCCATCGGAGTCACCAAGATCGCCAAGTCGGTCATCGCACCGCTCGCTGACCACAACATCTCTGTGTTCATGCTGTCGACGTACCAGACCGACTTCATCCTG GTGCGAGAGCGCGACCTGCCACTGGTCATGCACACCCTGTCCTCCGAGTTCACGCTGCTGcgagtggtgaacggcgagacGGTGGCGGCTCACGACCTCGGGGTCACCAACGGCTTCGTCAAACCCAAGCTGG TCCCCCGGCCCATCATCCACCCCCTGTCCAGCCCCAGCAACATGTTCTGCGTGACCAGCCTGGACCCGGACACACTCCCCTCCGTGGCCACGCTGCTGATGGACGTCATGTTCTACTCTGGAGG GTCCAAAGATTCTGCGGCGTCCAGCGAGGACTCCAGTCACATccgcttcttctccttctctctcatcGAGGGCTACATCTCTTTGGTGATGGACGAGCAGACCACTCAGAG ATTCCCCAACAACGTTCTCTTCACCAGTGCGTCCGGCGAACTCTGGAAAATGGTCCGGATCGGTGGGCAGCCGTTGGGATTCG ATGAGTGCGGCATCGTGGCTCAGATCTCAGAACCTTTGGCAACCGCCGACATCCCGGCCTATTACATTAGCACCTTCAAGTTCGACCACGCTCTG TGTTGGTTGAAGCGCAGACTAACCGCCGACCTGTGTGTCGCTGCACAGGTCCCTGAAGAAAACATCCAGAGTGTGATCGGTGCGCTGCGGTCGGAGAGCCCCGCGCAGTGA